One region of Pongo pygmaeus isolate AG05252 chromosome 21, NHGRI_mPonPyg2-v2.0_pri, whole genome shotgun sequence genomic DNA includes:
- the RBM12 gene encoding RNA-binding protein 12 isoform X3: protein MAQCVTLVQLSISCDHLIDKDIGSKSDPLCVLLQDVGGGSWAELGRTERVQNCSSPEFSKTLQLEYHFETVQKLRFGIYDIDNKTPELRDDDFLGGAECSLGQIVSSQVLTLPLMLKPEKPAGRGTITVSAQELKDNRVVTMEVEARNLDKKDFLGKSDPFLEFFRQGDGKWHLVYRSEVIKNNLNPIWKRFSVPVQHFCGGDPSTPIQVRCSDYDSDGSHDLIGTFHTSLAQLQAVPAEFECIHPEKQQKKKSYKNSGTIRVKICQVETEYSFLDYVMGGCQINFTVGVDFTGSNGDPSSPDSLHYLSPTGVNEYLMALWSVGSVVQDYDSDKLFPAFGFGAQVPPDWQVSHEFALNFNPSNPYCAGIQGIVDAYRQALPQVRLYGPTNFAPIINHVARFAAQAAHQATASAPREALAQTVLAEVPTQLVSYFRAQGWAPLKPLPPSAKGPAQAPQA from the exons ATGGCCCAATGCGTGACCTTGGTTCAGCTGTCCATTTCCTGTGACCATCTCATTGACAAGGACATCGGCTCCAAGTCTGACCCACTCTGCGTCCTTTTACAGGATGTGGGAGGGGGCAGCTGGGCTGAG CTTGGCCGGACTGAACGAGTGCAGAACTGCTCAAGCCCTGAGTTCTCCAAGACTCTGCAGCTTGAGTACCACTTTGAGACAGTCCAGAAGCTACGCTTTGGAATCTATGACATAGACAACAAGACGCCAGAGCTGAGGGATGATGACTTCCTAGGGGGTGCTGAGTGTTCCCTAGGACAG ATTGTGTCCAGCCAGGTACTGACTCTCCCCTTGATGCTGAAGCCTGAAAAACCTGCTGGACGGGGGACCATCACG GTCTCAGCTCAGGAATTGAAGGACAATCGTGTAGTAACCATGGAGGTAGAGGCCAGAAACCTAGATAAGAAG GACTTCCTGGGAAAATCGGATCCATTTCTGGAGTTCTTCCGCCAGGGTGATGGGAAATGGCACCTGGTGTACAGATCTGAG GTCATCAAGAACAACCTGAACCCTATATGGAAGCGTTTCTCAGTCCCCGTTCAGCATTTCTGTGGTGGGGACCCCAGCACACCCATCCAG GTGCGATGCTCCGATTATGACAGTGACGGGTCACATGATCTCATCGGTACCTTCCACACCAGCTTGGCCCAGCTGCAGGCAGTCCCA GCTGAGTTTGAATGCATCCACCCTGAGAagcagcagaaaaagaaaagctacaaGAACTCTGGAACTATCCGTGTCAAGATTTGCCAG GTAGAAACAGAGTACTCCTTTCTGGACTATGTGATGGGAGGCTGTCAGATCAACTTCACT GTGGGCGTGGACTTCACTGGCTCCAATGGAGACCCCTCCTCACCTGACTCCCTACACTACCTGAGTCCAACAGGAGTCAATGAGTACCTGATGGCGCTGTGGAGTGTGGGCAGCGTGGTTCAGGACTATGACTC AGACAAGCTGTTCCCTGCATTTGGATTTGGGGCCCAGGTTCCCCCTGACTGGCAG GTCTCCCATGAATTTGCCTTGAATTTCAACCCCAGTAACCCCTACTGTGCAG GCATCCAGGGCATTGTGGATGCCTACCGCCAAGCCCTACCCCAAGTTCGCCTCTATGGCCCCACCAACTTTGCACCCATCATCAACCATGTGGCCAGGTTTGCAGCCCAGGCTGCACATCAAGCGACTGCCTCG GCCCCTCGGGAGGCATTGGCACAGACCGTGCTCGCAGAGGTGCCCACACAACTGGTCTCATACTTCAGGGCCCAGGGTTGGGCCCCGCTCAAGCCACTTCCACCCTCAGCCAAGGGTCCTGCACAGGCCCCCCAGGCCTAG
- the RBM12 gene encoding RNA-binding protein 12 isoform X2 — protein MAQCVTLVQLSISCDHLIDKDIGSKSDPLCVLLQDVGGGSWAELGRTERVQNCSSPEFSKTLQLEYHFETVQKLRFGIYDIDNKTPELRDDDFLGGAECSLGQIVSSQVLTLPLMLKPEKPAGRGTITVSAQELKDNRVVTMEVEARNLDKKDFLGKSDPFLEFFRQGDGKWHLVYRSEVIKNNLNPIWKRFSVPVQHFCGGDPSTPIQVRCSDYDSDGSHDLIGTFHTSLAQLQAVPAEFECIHPEKQQKKKSYKNSGTIRVKICQVETEYSFLDYVMGGCQINFTVGVDFTGSNGDPSSPDSLHYLSPTGVNEYLMALWSVGSVVQDYDSDKLFPAFGFGAQVPPDWQVSHEFALNFNPSNPYCAGIQGIVDAYRQALPQVRLYGPTNFAPIINHVARFAAQAAHQATASQYFVLLLLTDGAVTDVEATREAVVCASNLPMSVIIVGVGGADFEAMEQLDADGGPLHTRSGQAAARDIVQFVPYRRFQNAPREALAQTVLAEVPTQLVSYFRAQGWAPLKPLPPSAKGPAQAPQA, from the exons ATGGCCCAATGCGTGACCTTGGTTCAGCTGTCCATTTCCTGTGACCATCTCATTGACAAGGACATCGGCTCCAAGTCTGACCCACTCTGCGTCCTTTTACAGGATGTGGGAGGGGGCAGCTGGGCTGAG CTTGGCCGGACTGAACGAGTGCAGAACTGCTCAAGCCCTGAGTTCTCCAAGACTCTGCAGCTTGAGTACCACTTTGAGACAGTCCAGAAGCTACGCTTTGGAATCTATGACATAGACAACAAGACGCCAGAGCTGAGGGATGATGACTTCCTAGGGGGTGCTGAGTGTTCCCTAGGACAG ATTGTGTCCAGCCAGGTACTGACTCTCCCCTTGATGCTGAAGCCTGAAAAACCTGCTGGACGGGGGACCATCACG GTCTCAGCTCAGGAATTGAAGGACAATCGTGTAGTAACCATGGAGGTAGAGGCCAGAAACCTAGATAAGAAG GACTTCCTGGGAAAATCGGATCCATTTCTGGAGTTCTTCCGCCAGGGTGATGGGAAATGGCACCTGGTGTACAGATCTGAG GTCATCAAGAACAACCTGAACCCTATATGGAAGCGTTTCTCAGTCCCCGTTCAGCATTTCTGTGGTGGGGACCCCAGCACACCCATCCAG GTGCGATGCTCCGATTATGACAGTGACGGGTCACATGATCTCATCGGTACCTTCCACACCAGCTTGGCCCAGCTGCAGGCAGTCCCA GCTGAGTTTGAATGCATCCACCCTGAGAagcagcagaaaaagaaaagctacaaGAACTCTGGAACTATCCGTGTCAAGATTTGCCAG GTAGAAACAGAGTACTCCTTTCTGGACTATGTGATGGGAGGCTGTCAGATCAACTTCACT GTGGGCGTGGACTTCACTGGCTCCAATGGAGACCCCTCCTCACCTGACTCCCTACACTACCTGAGTCCAACAGGAGTCAATGAGTACCTGATGGCGCTGTGGAGTGTGGGCAGCGTGGTTCAGGACTATGACTC AGACAAGCTGTTCCCTGCATTTGGATTTGGGGCCCAGGTTCCCCCTGACTGGCAG GTCTCCCATGAATTTGCCTTGAATTTCAACCCCAGTAACCCCTACTGTGCAG GCATCCAGGGCATTGTGGATGCCTACCGCCAAGCCCTACCCCAAGTTCGCCTCTATGGCCCCACCAACTTTGCACCCATCATCAACCATGTGGCCAGGTTTGCAGCCCAGGCTGCACATCAAGCGACTGCCTCG CAATACTTCGTGCTGTTGCTGCTGACTGATGGTGCTGTAACCGATGTGGAAGCCACACGTGAGGCTGTGGTGTGCGCCTCGAACCTGCCCATGTCAGTGATCATTGTGGGTGTGGGTGGTGCTGACTTTGAGGCTATGGAGCAGCTGGACGCTGATGGTGGACCCCTGCATACACGTTCTGGGCAGGCCGCTGCCCGCGACATTGTGCAGTTTGTACCCTACCGCCGGTTCCAGAAT GCCCCTCGGGAGGCATTGGCACAGACCGTGCTCGCAGAGGTGCCCACACAACTGGTCTCATACTTCAGGGCCCAGGGTTGGGCCCCGCTCAAGCCACTTCCACCCTCAGCCAAGGGTCCTGCACAGGCCCCCCAGGCCTAG